Within Anopheles nili chromosome 3, idAnoNiliSN_F5_01, whole genome shotgun sequence, the genomic segment gtgaatttcatCCATTTTGATGATTTTGCAATTCGGTAAAAAATTGGTAAAAGTGGTGGTAAAAAAGttgcaattataatttattgagTTGTGATATTACTACTATGTTAAATATTATCATAGAATATTACTGTATAAAATGTTAACATTTAACTTTATTTTAGAATTTGTTAAATCGCGTAAATACGGGTATATACCGTTTACAAACTTTTCCTGATGTATGCGTTCATTGTTTAAAAGCTGTAGATGATGAACAGCCATTTATACCAATTGAACTTTATATTGATCAACTGGAGTGTACCATTGAACAGAAATATGACGATCTGATCAACGACATTCAACCTAGAGAAGTATTAACCAGATTAAAGATTCTTATATTCATTTTCGTTTAGCttgtaatttaaattgtttttcctttcaaattACATAGGCATATACAATCAATAACGGTAAAGCTTCTTTCCTTCCGAAAATGATATGTGAGGCATGTTTGGAAACGTTAATGACTTTTCATCAGTACCAGCGTCAGATAGAATGCATTCGTAAATTCACTTGCGCGATTGCCCAGCTGCTAAATGGGCATCAAAAACCGCTGGAAAATCTGTATCGCAATCAAGGAAATTATTTGATCAATCGATTAAAAAGCCTGGATATTTTGCATGGTTCGGAAGATTCTGGGACGCTAGAAAGACTAGTGGAAGAAATGACGTTGTACCAACAAGTGAAGACCCTTCACGAAGAAAGTGACGTTGATTACGATGAAGATAATGTATTTGGTCAACCTCTTACAAATACTGGTCCTGAAATTTCTGCAGGCCGGAGTGTGCTCACACCATATAGcttcaaaaagcaaaaagagagaaggaatCTTCGAAATTCGAAAAATCAGCTAATGGATAGTGGAGAAGAGTATGGAGCAAATCAATTAGCCTGCCCTTACAAGGATATCTGCAAAGAAACCTTTTCTGACGAAACTAAAAAGCAGCGACATATTCAAGAGCAGCACGTATCTTTTGAATGTCATATATGTGGTAATATACTGCCTTTCTACAATCTGTACCAACAACACATGGAAAGCCACGCGATTGCTCGGTCACTGCGCTTATCGTATAATAGTAGGAAGGATAACAACCGCACAACTTCCATTACCAACCAGAGCAGTAGCTCTGACAACGACAATCAACGGTATAATATGGCTAGAACAAGAACGTATTTATTCGGATCTGAAATGTGTAACAAACATGTACTTTTCAGAAAAAAATTCAGTTGCTATCAAAGACAAATGGAAAATTCGGATCAAAGTTACATTTGTGGATCGTGCTTCTGTGTATATCAACATGAGCGAGATTTCATGAATCATAAATGCAAACCGTCAGCTAACCAGGCCGAGCATGTTAATGTGAGGAAGTTTTCTACCAAACATACATCTGCCAAGGTATGTGAGATTTCAGTTATAGCACTACATTTTGTGTTATTAATCCCATATTGATTGTTcattaattaatatttttctctGATGGGGTTTTTAGAGCGCATCGCAAAGCATGTACGCAGGGCATTTGGGAAAGAATCTCGCAACGTCGAAACGACCCCGTTATAATCCAGAATTCCTCGACATTGAAATACTCCCAGATGCGAATAAAATCTAGAAATGGAGTCATGACTGTTCCTTGAATAAAAGTTTCAGACATTTCGATAATGCTATTTATAATACAAGCTGATTTACTTTTGAAAAGCTAAAACGTTAGCGagcggcacaaacacatgATATATCGGGTTCAAATTGCGACTGAGCCTACCCCGTACGTTAGAATGACTATTCAGATACGTGAAAATATCAAGTCATAGAAATCCTTAGCAAGGccaggccttgaccgtacaccggttgttgagccaCTTAAGAAgatttgcttttaattcatACATTACGTAAACAGAGTTGAaatcgtttttaattttaatacaaTAAGGAAGCATTTATTCCGCTTCCAACTACGAGGTTGATTacatgtgtttgtttatttgaaaaaatgaaatacataaaaaacaataactttgtgtgttttcctacAAAATAATCATCGATAGAATCAGCTTCCACAATGGAGTGGTTTTTCCAACAGTTTCTATTTTAGCATGTATTAAATCGCCAAAGCTAGACAGGAAAAGTACAAtctgttttttatttactttactTGGAAAGCTAACGAATATTAGATTTGCTTATAACGTGAAATTTGTCCGTAAGGAATCGTTAAGGAGTCACTTAACTCATAACTTCCCACAACACAAGGAGACTCACTTCACAACTTCCTCAAGCGGCACACTTCATATGCTATGTTGTTTCACAACCGGTATCCTGAACGGAGAGAGCGTTCGCTAATCTACTGCTGAACAAAATCTGCTATACGCTACAAAGGATATTCACCTATAGAAAATCATTGTTAATAGAACTCTAGATACGACACAATAGActttaaaaccaaaaaaagttgggatgagATGAAGAGAATACGCTTTGTGTTGAATAAACAAGCACGTGCAACCTACGAGCGGGCTTCCGAGAATCTCAGACAAAACCGTCACGTGTACGAGTGCATGTTCGCGAATATCGATGTTTGTCGGTTAGAAAAAATGATCTTAGATAAGTGAAGTctaataaattcatttctgGATCGTATTTACATCGCATATGGCTGTCCATCGTGATATAATAATAGTGTAACGATAACTTCCATGGACTTTCACTGATCATTGTCTTTAGTCATACGTGAAAGGCTAGTAAATACCCCCTGATCACTTAATTTTGAAGTACGAAATACGTAATATGATAcgtgaaataaataagaacTTGTGTGTTAACTAATTTTAAGAACGTTTTGgattgttttatatttaaaaataataagaaaCTACTTAACTTCATTTATTAACTGCATTAGTCTCTCTCatattgtaatatttttcacTGGGGATCCAAAATacaagggaaaaaataaaagaaatgttGACATTTATGCGAGGATGGTTGTTTATGTTTGGAAATTGTTCATTGTACGAGTTGTGCGAATGCTTAAAAttatctttcattttctgCAGACTTAAACGCTATTTTCTTCGTCGATCGTCAAAATAGCAGATCATAATAATCTTCGAAACACAAACTACATGTACGTTGCCGATGATATTGATAAAACTAGTTGCTTTGCTTCCAATAATTCAATACAGAACTGCTTGTACAATCGGCAGTGGAATAGGAAgttatttttcaaatgcacAAACTAACATGTTGTCACTTCTTTCTACACTTAATtcagaaatatatatatatacaatctgttcattaaaaaaaatgcctaccgaaataaaatatcagaTTATAGTTTTTAGTTAGATTTTAACAAATGATGAGAACAGAGTCAACTGGTAAATGATTGTATTTTTAGAATGAttttatataatttaatttttacaataACAGGTTTATTGTGTTTTAACGAGCATTGTATTTTTTCAGCTGAAAAAATGCCGAAATCATCATGTTCAGCAtcgttttgcaaaaataatcgttataatgtaaaaaaaaggaaactagATGTACTGTTTCATACGTTTCCCTTCGATAGTGTATTGAACTACAAATGGATTCAATTCTGCAGACAACATAAAAATTGGCGACCAGCTAAAGATGATGTTATTTGTTCTGCCCATTTCAAGACAGACGATTATCAACTAATGAGATCCCCTttggaaaaaaacaattattatttCAGAAGATTATTTTCAAGTGGTACGGAAGCATAGTTTACGTAAAGcaggaatattttattttcaaataatatattttcagCTATTCCCTCGATAGAATGCAGCAAGCCATTAACAATTTCAGAGAAAAAACTAAGAGATGAAGAACTAAGAAAGCAGCTTTCTGAACAATTGTATTCAAAAGATTCAGACGAGCTTACAATAAACGACCATACATATAGCGAAGCGAAATCAGATGCCGAACCCATGGTATGTCTTtattataatataatataacaaataattgaaattaCTACTTTTATTGCAACCATTTTCCtttagtgtttttttaatgttaacGGCCAGAACGATATATTAtctattatatttaaattctACCTTTGTTGGTTTATTCAAGAGCGTCGAGAGTTATACTGCTAGACTCCCTATTTGGAGTTGTGCATTGCGAGAAATCTATCACGCAAAATATGCAAAGCTGTTTAGCATACTGgtcaaaatatttctttttatgtATATGTTGAGCAGATAATCAAACATGAATGgtaatatttcttttattaatatttttttagtataagCTTGTAGGATCAAATACAAGCATTTATCGTTTAAAAAACTTTCCTGATGTTTGTGCACACTGCTTAAAACCAGTAAATGACGAAAATCTTTTTACATCGGTATATCAGTATCATGACAAATTGGAATGTACAATCGAACAGAAATGTGACAAACTTACAGGGGATTTAATGGGACAGAAGGTAATCAATACCAAACAAATCCGACCAGctacatcctttttttttaaatgattcctttttctcttccaatTGGGTACAGGATCGTGATAATATTCATAACCATTTACCAGACAAAGTATGCGCAGAGTGTTTGGAGTCGCTAATTACTTTTCATCAGTATCAGCGGCAGCTGGAATGTATTAGAAAGTTTTGTATTGCGATCGCAAAGTTGTTAAATGGAAACCAAGAAGCACTGGATGATCTCTACCGCAAACAGGGAGTGTATCTGGTGAATCGCCTAAAGCGGCTGGAAATATATCATGGCTCGGAGGAGAACGCTTCATTGGGTAAGTTGATAGAACAAGTAGCTTTGCATCGACAACCCAGCACATGCATCAAAAGTGAAGAGAAGTCTCTTTGCCTTGGGAAATATGCCAACGAAAACATGCTTGCGATGGATAACTCCGATGAAAACtttaaatgtgaaaaaaacgACATATGTTGGAATACCGAAAGGGAAACAAGCGTACTTCATTCAGACGCAATGTacaaggagaaaaagaaaatcattgcAAAAAGAAAGGTCGAAAAGAAATGCACTAAACTACCAAATCAAAACATCAAGAGCGATgacgaaaatataaaaaatggGCTAGCTTGCCCGTATGAAGATATTTGCACAGCAATTTTCTACCACGAAGCCGATAAGCAGAAGCATGTGAAACATGATCACACTTCGTTCGAATGTCATACATGTGGGAATGTGCTTGCGTTTTACAGTTTGTATCAAAAACACATGGAAAGTCACGCCATTGCACGTGCTCTGCTCTTGTCTTACAATAAGAGAAAGAACATGGCGAATACAAGTGGTTACAACCAGAATGAGAATGTTGACGAGGAGCATCTAAGGTATgcgtttttattatattttatatttgaaatACTTCCGATGTAAACCAAATCATGTCTATATATTGAATcatcttttgttttgcaggGAAACAATGGTTTTGGATCCTAAACAACGGAGGATTACTAAACACAAATAAGTGTGTGGAACTTGTTTTAGTGTGTACTTCAATGAACAGGACTTCAAATCGCATAAATTCAAAACGTAGGATGTCATGTCACACATTTAATCTCAAATAGTTCAAGCAAGGATTGAATGTATCATTCTATGAGTAAAACATGGCGAGGGTCATAGATGAATAAATGAATTCGAATTGGCAATAATAACTGCTAATGTTAGGCTATCACTTTTTTGCCGTTATAAAAATGTGTGGTGCAAATAATTGTTGTTCGATCGCTAAAAGATATGTGTTGAAGAACgaagaataaaattaattgaaaaaaaattcacagGTTGACATAggttattcaatttatttagaAATTGGAATATAGATTGGATTGGAGACTCAgatattgaattttttcgtttgaaatcAGTATAACAGATCGTTTTGGAAGATACTGCAGCTTTTATAATGATTGACATTCatggtgtgaaaaatgagagagaaagttGATAGCTATGCTAGATGCTTGTTTATGTTTTGGACTTCGAACAATTTCACTGAAATGGATGATTTTCATATCTGTTACCAGCAGTAAAACATTTTTGTGATGTGAAGTttctatatatttatatatatttccCCATACGTATTACATGAATTTTccaatattttaataaaatacattcatttgaatttaatgACGAATGAAATGTAAGTAGTTGCTGTTAAAATCATCGATCCTCATTACGATATTACGAATGAAAccaaacgttttttttatagatACATCTTCCAAAATGCCATTTTCATCCTGCGCAGCTTCATTTTGCAAAAACAACCGTTATAATGTTAAAAAACGTAATTTAGATGTATTGTTTCATACATTTCCGTCAGATAGTTCCTTGTCGCGTGAATGGATTGAATTCTGTAAACAACCTGAAATATGGAAACCGGTGAAAAACGACGTTGTTTGCTCAGTCCATTTTAAAATAGAAGATTATCAACTGATGAAATCACCAttagtgaaaaataataataattttaggCGTCTTAATTCATGTGGTAAAGCTAAAGAAGAAATTTTATCCCGATTGCAGCTCTCAAAATTCAGTTAAGATTTTTACAATATTAATTTTAGCGGTTCCTTCGATAATCAATTCCAGACCAATTACTATTTCTGAGAAAAAACAACTTGATGAAATTGTTCGAAAAAAACTTGTTGAAGAACTATATACCAAAAACACAGCTAATCCTTTACCGACAAATCACCACACAGATAGTAACGCAAAATCTAAATTACAGAAATTGGTGAGTAACACTTCTATTAACCTGCTGTAAAATATTTGTGATGAGTTCGTTATACATTATTAACAAAAAGTAAATCAAAACtaattcaacaacaaaaaaataattttaagaTTACAATCTTACGTGCTAAAAAGGCAAACTGTACAATTTTATTTGGATAGAATTTGCTGTTAAAGTCAAACAAGAGTGTCTTCCAAATGCAAGCTTTTCCTGATGTCTGTGTACACTGTTTAAAACCCCAAACGGATGGAACTTCATTTACTTCGATCATATTCTATCACGACGAATTGGAATGCACTATCGAACAAAAGTGCGATGAATTTGCTGGCGATCCGATTGAACGAGATGTAAGGGCATTCAAATTCTGTATAACTTATTTTTCACAAAGTTGTTCTCTGATTGTTTCCAGGACAATGGTGGTATCTGTAACTTTCAACCAGATAAAATATGCGAGGAATGTTTGGAAACGTTAATTACTTTTCATCAGTACCAGCGGCAGATAGAATGTATTCGTAAATTCACGTGCGCGATTGCCCAGCTGCTAAATGGGCATCAAAAACCGCTGGAAAATCTGTATCGTGATCAAGGAAATTATTTGATCAATCGATTGAAAAGCCTGGATATTTTGCAGGGTTCGGAAGATTCTGGAACGCTAGAAAGACTAGTGGAAGAAATTACGTTGTACCAACAAGTGAAGACCCTTCGCGAAGAAACTGAAACTACAGATGCGAAGACCTCCGACGTGTACGATGATTACGAAGATGCTTttgaatatgaaaataatgatGAATATGAAGATAATGGTCATCCTCTTGGAAATACTGTTCATAAAATTTCCTCGGTCCAGAGTGTACCCACACCACATGATTTCCAAacacaaaaagagagaaggaaacgTCGAAATTCGAAAAATCAGCTAATGGATAGTGAAGAAGAGAATGGAGCAAATCAATTGGTCTGCCCTTACAAGGATATCTGCAAAAAAATCTTTTCTGGCGAAACTGAAAAGCAGCGACATATGCAAGAGCAGCACGGATCTTTTGAATGTCATATATGTGGTAATATACTGCCTTTCTACAATCTGTACCAACAACACATGGAAAGCCACGCGATTGCTCGCTCACTGCGCTTATCGTATAATAGTAGGAAGGATAATAGCCCCACAACTTCTAATAGCAACCAGAGCAGGAGCTCTGACAACGACAATCAACGGTATAGTTTGGCTAGAacaagaaaatatttattcgGCTCTGAAATGTGTAACAAACATGTACTTTTCAGAAAAAAATTCAGTTGCTATCAAAGACAAATGGAAAATTCGGATCACAGTTACATTTGCGGATCGTGCTTCTGTGTATATCAACATGAGCGAGATTTCATGAATCATAAATGCAAACCGCCAGCTAACCATGCCGAGCAGGTTAATGTGAGGCAGTTTTCTGCCAAACATACATCTGCCAAGGTATGTGAGATTTCAGTTATAGCGCTACATTTTGTGTTATTAATGCCATATTGATTGTTcattaattaatatttttctctGATGGGATTTTTAGAGCGCATCGCAAAGCATGTACGCAGGACATTTGGGAAAGAATCTCGCAAGGTCGAAACAACCCCGTTATAATCAAGAATTTCTCCACATTGAGATACTCTCGGACGCGAATTCGTCGATTAACGATGAACAAAATCTAGAAATGGAGTCATGATTGTTGCTCAAATAAACGTTTCTTATAATACAATCGCTTCTTGATGTTTTTGAAATaatatcttcttcttcttcttctttactaagGTTTTAACACGGTACGATGCAGAAGTCCAGCTACCTGGGCCCTCCTGTATTAATCCGTGTTGTGACTCCACTCAACCTTAGTATTAACTAGGACCGGCAACAGAAGGCCATATGTCCTTGAAATAATGTCaatgaaatgtttttcttATTGTGTATGACATTTTTGATCAGAGATTGTAAATAAAGATGgtaagaaaaatggaaaaaatgttGACATTTGTACATGGAgagttgtttatgttttgtgaATTGTTCACGATTTTTCAAAGTATTGCGACTAAATCCCTtgttttgttaattataaacaTAATATAAAGGTAAACTAAGTTATGTGCAAAATTTTCATTGTATGGATTTAATGGAAAAAGTGTGTAGAATATGGTTTaattgttcgattttgtttccttcttctaGCTATAAAAAAATGCCGAACACATCTTGTGCAGCAtcattttgcaaaaataatagATATAATGTTAAAAAGCGAGAAATCGATATCACTTTTCATATATTTCCATCAGATAGTGATTTATGTCGCAAGTGGATTACCTTTTGTAACCGAGGAGAAGATTGGCGGCCAAAAAGAATCGAAGCTATATGTTCGGCACATTTCAGGAGTGAAGATTATCAACTGATGAATTCACCATTACCAAAGGATTCTAGAAATTTAAAAAGATTGCATGTAACTGGTATGTGTTATTGGTGCTTCATAACGAATATTATTGATGTTCTTTTTTACTTCAGCTGTACCATCTATAATTAAATCTGTTCCTATTCCACTtacgaaaaagaagcaaattgatgaaaaaaatcgcaaacttCTCATAGAAAAACTATACCAAAATGATGCCGATGTTACTTTAACGGGAGTAGATCACACGTATAGCGATGCCAATCCGGATACGGACACGGAGGTAGATGAAAGTTATTAACTTAACGTAAAACATTGTCATTAGAAGTGGTTTAAATATGGAGAAAACTAGCATGAAAATATATCAATAATGTGATATAATAATATGAAATAACATATGAGTTGTAAGCTGAGTAATCAATTATATTACCAGTTTTATTTACAGGAATTAGTGATGAGATCAAATAAGGGTATTTATCGATTACACAAATTTCCTGATGTCTGTGTACACTGTTTAAAACCCCAAACGGATGGAACTTCATTTACTTCGATCATATTCTATCACGACGAATTGGAATGCACTATCGAACAAAAGTGCGATGAATTTGCTGGCGATCCGATTGAACGAGATGTAAGGGCATTCAAATTCTGTATAACTTATTTTTCACAAAGTTGTTCTCTGATTGTTTCCAGGACAATGGTGGTATCTGTAACTTTCAACCGGATAAAATATGTGAGGAATGTTTGGAAACGTTAATTACTTTTCATCAGTACCAGCGGCAGATAGAATGTATTCGTAAATTCACGTGCGCGATTGCCCAGCTGCTAAATGGGCATCAAAAACCGCTGGAAAATCTGTATCGTGATCAAGGAAATTATTTGATCAATCGATTGAAAAGCCTGGATATTTTGCAGGGTTCGGAAGATTCTGGAACGCTAGAAAGACTAGTGGAAGAAATTACGTTGTACCAACAAGTGAAGACCCTTCGCGAAGAAACTGAAACTACAGATGCGAAGACCTCCGACGTGTACGATGATTACGAAGATGCTTttgaatatgaaaataatgatGAATATGAAGATAATGGTCATCCTCTTGGAAATACTGTTCATAAAATTTCCTCGGTCCAGAGTGTACCCACACCACATGATTTCCAAacacaaaaagagagaaggaaacgTCGAAATTCGAAAAATCAGCTAATGGATAGTGAAGAAGAGAATGGAGCAAATCAATT encodes:
- the LOC128726361 gene encoding zinc finger protein 423-like isoform X1 translates to MDSGEEYGANQLACPYKDICKETFSDETKKQRHIQEQHVSFECHICGNILPFYNLYQQHMESHAIARSLRLSYNSRKDNNRTTSITNQSSSSDNDNQRYNMARTRTYLFGSEMCNKHVLFRKKFSCYQRQMENSDQSYICGSCFCVYQHERDFMNHKCKPSANQAEHVNVRKFSTKHTSAKSASQSMYAGHLGKNLATSKRPRYNPEFLDIEILPDANKI
- the LOC128726361 gene encoding zinc finger protein 646-like isoform X2, which produces MDSGEEYGANQLACPYKDICKETFSDETKKQRHIQEQHVSFECHICGNILPFYNLYQQHMESHAIARSLRLSYNSRKDNNRTTSITNQSSSSDNDNQRKKFSCYQRQMENSDQSYICGSCFCVYQHERDFMNHKCKPSANQAEHVNVRKFSTKHTSAKSASQSMYAGHLGKNLATSKRPRYNPEFLDIEILPDANKI
- the LOC128726753 gene encoding uncharacterized protein LOC128726753, whose protein sequence is MPKSSCSASFCKNNRYNVKKRKLDVLFHTFPFDSVLNYKWIQFCRQHKNWRPAKDDVICSAHFKTDDYQLMRSPLEKNNYYFRRLFSSAIPSIECSKPLTISEKKLRDEELRKQLSEQLYSKDSDELTINDHTYSEAKSDAEPMYKLVGSNTSIYRLKNFPDVCAHCLKPVNDENLFTSVYQYHDKLECTIEQKCDKLTGDLMGQKDRDNIHNHLPDKVCAECLESLITFHQYQRQLECIRKFCIAIAKLLNGNQEALDDLYRKQGVYLVNRLKRLEIYHGSEENASLGKLIEQVALHRQPSTCIKSEEKSLCLGKYANENMLAMDNSDENFKCEKNDICWNTERETSVLHSDAMYKEKKKIIAKRKVEKKCTKLPNQNIKSDDENIKNGLACPYEDICTAIFYHEADKQKHVKHDHTSFECHTCGNVLAFYSLYQKHMESHAIARALLLSYNKRKNMANTSGYNQNENVDEEHLRETMVLDPKQRRITKHK
- the LOC128724471 gene encoding uncharacterized protein LOC128724471 codes for the protein MRSNKGIYRLHKFPDVCVHCLKPQTDGTSFTSIIFYHDELECTIEQKCDEFAGDPIERDDNGGICNFQPDKICEECLETLITFHQYQRQIECIRKFTCAIAQLLNGHQKPLENLYRDQGNYLINRLKSLDILQGSEDSGTLERLVEEITLYQQVKTLREETETTDAKTSDVYDDYEDAFEYENNDEYEDNGHPLGNTVHKISSVQSVPTPHDFQTQKERRKRRNSKNQLMDSEEENGANQLVCPYKDICKKIFSGETEKQRHMQEQHGSFECHICGNILPFYNLYQQHMESHAIARSLRLSYNSRKDNSPTTSNSNQSRSSDNDNQRKKFSCYQRQMENSDQSYICGSCFCVYQHERDFMNHKCKPPANQAEQVNVRQFSAKHTSAKSASQSMYAGHLGKNLARSKQPRYNQEFLHIEILSDANSSINDEQNLEMES